Part of the Sulfurovum sp. TSL6 genome, TCTGCAATGGCCGAGTGTTCTGCACAAAACCCAATACCACAGGCTATATCAATGTTAATACCTGTGTAGATATTGCCCTGGCTTGTCAAAAGTGCAGCAGCAACGGATCCTGCAGAATAATGATCGCTACTTAGCGTATATTCTCCGAGTATTCTGTGTGCTTCTTCAATCAATTTTCTTGCGTTCACACCATCCCTTTGTATTTGTAGTTCTACTCTTGGCAGTATATCAAAATATTCGTATACTTTGAAAAAAGAAGAAAACAGACTTGTTACAGTAAAATATCAGTATGGAACAACATATAAAATTAGAACTTAAAGAAACGACGGTAGAAAATCTTAAAAGTTTTTCAGAGATTCTCAACAAAGACATCAACACCATGCTTGAAGAAGCATTGGAAGAGTACTTCGAGTCTCAGCAGCAGAAGCTTATGGAGAAAAATCTCTTCGACGAGAATGCTATGACGAACCTGGACTTCGATGAATTTTGGGATGATCTGGACATTTAAGTGCAAGAGGAACTCAGTGAAGCTTTAGGCCAGCATGTAAAGCGTTTAGAGTTGCTACAGCAAGGTCAGATAGGCGATATCTACCTAGCCAGTGTAGAAGATCAAAGGTATGTAGTAAAGACTTCTGAACAGACAGAAAAATTGGCCATAGAAGCTCATATGTTGGAGGATCTGTATGAGGCTAAGATACGTGTGCCTCATGTGATTCTGTCAAAAGGGTCTTTTTTAGTACTTGAATATATTGAAACTATGAGTCAAGCTAAAACCACACAAGAGATAGAAGCTGCAAAGCTTTTATGCAGATTGCACTCTGTAACCAATGAGAGTCGTATGTATGGCTATTATTACGACACGACCATCGGTCCGTTCCCCCAAAAAAATGAGCAAACTCAATACAATTGGACACTTTTCCTGGGTCAGATGCGTATCATGCCCATGGCAAGACACTGCTATGATTCAGGAAAGATACCAAAACAGATGGTAGAACGCTTAGAAGGATTATGCAGAGACTTGTATAAACGGATAGATATGCGTACCATTTATCCTTCCTTGCTTCATGGTGATGTGTGGAGCGGGAATGTGCTTTTTGAGAGAGAGGGGGCTTGTCTCATAGATCCTGCCATCTACTATGGGGACAAAGAGATGGAATTGGCTTTCATACTGCTCTTTGGCACTTTTGGAGAGACGTTTTTTAATGTTTATCAGGAAAACCATCCTCTAAGTGATGATTTTTATGAAAACAAAGTACCGCTCTATCAGATATACCCACTTTTGGTGCATGTTGCGCTTTATGGCGGTAGTTATGTAGGCGACCTTGAACGTATACTTAAAAGGTTAAAAGTATGAAACAATGGAAGATAAAATCTATCATCAAAGAGATCACTATTATTTTGGTACTTCTGTTTATAGTGAGCAATATCATCAGTTATATTCGTGCACCTGATCTTGGATCAAGCCAGCTGCCTCAGATAGAAGCAAGGCTTGTAGATGGAAGTACCTTTAGTATTGAGAAGGGAAAACCATTAGTTATCCACTTTTGGGCTATTTCCTGTCCGGCATGCAAACTTGAAGCACCCAATATAGAAACAGTGTCAAAAGCGTATGATGTGTTAACTGTTGCAGTTAATTCGGGAAGTGATGAAGAAGTAAAAACCTATATACAAGAGAATGGACTGAGTTTTAAAGTCTTAAATGATGTCAATGGAGCCTGGACAACAGAATTTAACATAAAGGTTTATCCTACTACATTCATTTATGATGCCAAAGGCAAGTTGAGGTTTACTGAAGTAGGTTATACGACAACTGCAGGATTGCTAGCAAGATTGGAATGGATAGACTAACAGATGTCATTGCATAAAGAAATATATCTCCACTCATTCTCAAAGTACCAAAAATAAATTCCTCATTTATAGGTAGTTGCTACTCTTTATATATTTAAGTATATAACGATATAATTTTCGTTATATAGTTTGGTATATAAGGAAAGAGATGGAACTTTCATCAAAGCTTACTTTGGAAATGTTAGGTAAACCTTTTTTGCTTGAAAAGCGTATAGAACTGCTTCATGCCATTGAAGCACATGGATCCATCTCTAAAGCAGCAAAAGCGGTACCTATGAGTTACAAAAGTGCCTGGGAAGCGGTAGATACTATGAATGCACTTTCTCCTGAACCGATCGTATGTAGAGAGACAGGGGGTAAAGACGGTGGCGGTACGACGATTACAGCGTATGGTCAAAAACTCTTAAAAAACTATGCAGTGCTCAAAGAGGAGCATAACCGTTTTTTGGAAAAGTTGTCAGAGCTGACCGATATCGAGAGTGGTGCATTTAAGACCATTGGAAGATTGGCCATGCAAATTTCTGCAAGAAATCAGATACAAGCAGAAGTCGTTTCCGTAGACTCTCAAAATGTCAATGCAAACATACTTTTAAGGCTGAAAAGTGGGAAAGAACTTCTTTCTACGATCACCAAAGAGGCGGTAGAAAATTTGCATATTGAGGAAGATCAAACTGTGATTGCGATATTTAAATCCAGTACAGTACTGTTGTCTATGAAAGTAGACGAAAAAAATCAGGATAATAGACTCGAAGGCATTGTGAGCAAGGTAGACAAAGATGTGGAGAATACTAAAGTAGTGGTGGATATAGGAGAGCATGACACCATTGTATCTGTCATGCCTACAGCTGTTTTAGAGAAGATGGAACTTAGTGAAGGAAGTTCTGTGACCGCTATGATCAAAGCCAATGACATTATGATAGGGAAGTAAAGAGTGAGACAGGTAAATATGAAGAAGATCGTATTAGGTTTGGTACTAAGCTTCGCTCTATTAAGTGCAGGCGAGATAAAGATCGCTGTCGCGGCAAATGTAAGTTACGCCATAGAACCACTCAAAACAGCGTTTTATACATTGTCCCCGAAGACAAACATAGAAGTGATCCTGGGGAGTTCTGGAAAACTTACAGCACAGATAAAGAACGGCGCACCGTATGACCTCTTTATGTCAGCAAACATGAAATACCCGGAAGTACTTTATAAAGAGGGGATAGCTGTAACAAAACCTATCGTATATGCACAGGGTGCATTGGCTTATTTGTCTGTAAAGCCACAGGATTTTAGGCAAGGGTTGAGGCTTTTAACAGAGGATAAGATTCAAAAAATAGCCTTAGCAAACCCTAAAACGGCACCTTATGGTGTAGCAGCGGTAGAGGCTTTGAAAAATGCTAAGGTGTATGATGCCGTCAAAGAGAAGTTTGTCTATGGAGAATCAATTTCACAGACCGTTACCTATGCAATGACGGCAGCAGATATAGGATTTATAGCGAAATCTTCACTTTTTAGTCCACAAATGGCATATCTTAAAGAAGGGATACACTGGAGTGATGTAGATGAAACCTTTTATACCCCTATAGAACAGGGAATGGTGATTCTGAAAAAAGCAGAAGGTAACCCTGCAGTGAAAGATTTTTATGACTTTATGTTAAGTGAAAAAGCCCAGGAGATATTGAAAAATTTCGGATATAAGGTAGAGTAAATGCAGGAAATTTTTAATGTAACATCCTTAGATCTAGCACCTTTTATCCTTTCATTTAAACTCGCTAGTGTGACAACAGTGATATTGTTTTTGTTTTCTCTTCCTTTAGCGTGGTATCTCTCTCAAAGCAGATCAAAGACAAAACCTTTTTTAGAAGCCGTTACGGCATTACCGATCGTACTTCCCCCTTCTGTGTTAGGGTTTTATATTTTAGTCGTACTCTCCCCGAACTCTGCAGTGGGAGCTTTTTTTGAAGATCTTTTGGGTGTGAAGTTGGTCTTCTCTTTTAGCGGTTTGGTCGTGGCAAGTTGTTTTTACTCACTTCCTTTTATGGTACAGCCTTTACAAAGTGGATTTGAGTCTTTGAACAAACATATGTTGGAGGCATCCTACCTTGCAGGGAAGAGTAAGTTACAGACTGTGTTTAAGGTTGCATTGCCAAATATCAAACCTTCACTTATCACGGCACTGATCATTACTTTTGCACATACTATCGGTGAGTTTGGTGTAGTGCTCATGGTAGGGGGGAGTATCCCAGGTGAAACGAAAGTAGCTTCGGTGGCTATTTATGAGATGGTTGAGGTGATGGAGTATGGTACAGCACATATCTACAGTGCGTTCATGGTTTTGATGAGTTTTATAGTGCTTTTATCCGTGTATATCTTTAACCACAGTCAGCGTAAAATAGGTGTCGTTTAATGATAGAGATAGACATACATAAAAGACTGCATGGTGCGCATGGTGATATGGATCTTGATGTCAGTTTAGAGATACAAAAGGGTGAGTTTATTGCACTGATGGGTGAAAGCGGTTCTGGTAAAACAACGCTGCTTAGAGTCTTAGCAGGCTTAGAAAATGCAGAAGGTAATATTAATGTGGAAGATGTACTTTGGTTAGCTGATCAAAAAATGCTTCCACCGCAACAAAGAGAGATAGGGTTTATCTTTCAGGATTATGCACTGTTTGAAAATATGAACGTAGAAGAGAATTTACTCTTTGTCAATAATGACAAGGTTCTGGCGCAAAGACTTCTTGAGATGACAGAACTTAGCAGATTGTCACACCGTAATGTAAAAGGCCTCAGCGGTGGCCAAAAACAAAGAGTGAGTCTTTGTCGTGCCATGATGAAAGAGCCAAAGCTTTTACTGATGGATGAACCTCTATCGGCTCTTGATCCTGCAATGCGCACAAAATTACAAGATGAGATACTCAAATTGCACGAAACTTTTGGTACCACAACCATTATGGTAAGTCATGATGCCGATGCTTCTTATCATCTCGCTGATCGTATATGGGTTCTTGATCAAGGAAAGATCATAGCAGATGGGCATCCTGAAGAGATACTTCTCAAAACTTCTACCGTGACTTATACACTTTCAGTATAAGTTGTTCATCGGGGATGAACAACTATACTCTATGTGGTTTCATGGATGATCCTATCTTCAAAATAGGTTTCAAAGAGATGATTCAATGCCTCTAAATCTATAGGTTTTGAAAGGTAGCTATCCATACCTGCACTCATATATTTTTCTCTATCTCCTGCAAGTGCATTTGCAGTGAGTGCGACGATCGGTATATGTGGTTTATGGTTTTTCCTTTCATAACTTATAATCTGTCCCGTCGCTTCCATACCACCCATCACAGGCATTTCAATATCCATGAATATCATGTCATACTCATTTCTCATACGGTGTTCAAGCGCTTCTTGTCCATTATTTGCGATAGTGACACTGATCCCGAGTCGATTGAGTACATTGAGGATCAACTTTTGGTTAATTTTATTATCCTCTGCGACCAGCACATGTACATTTGTAAAGGTAAGATTCTCTTTCGTCTCTAAAGTATCCTCTTTGTCATTCATCATTCTAAGTGTTTTAGAAAAATTCACAGGCTTATAGAGTACCTTATCTATCTGTGATTTGTATCGCTTTAGATTTTTTTTCTGGTCTCCTGTTGAGATTACAACGATCTTGGTATCAAGGTCTAGGAACGGTTTTAGTTCATCATCTCTCTGACGGAATTTATGGTCAATAAAAAGAATATCAGGGAGCTGTGAAGTGCCTTTTAACGCTAAGAGTGATTCATCTGTATAACGCTTGATATTTGCGCCTGTGTAAGCGATATAGGTTTCAAGATTTTTGTTAATGTAATAGTCTGTATCTATATGTGAATTAAGAATACCGACAGTGTAAGAACTCATATCATTGACTTCTCTTTGTGTAGCGCTCTTAGGTTTCTTAAGTGCCAAGGTAAAATAGAAGGTCGAACCTTCATCTTTGACACTTCTAATGCTCAGTTTCCCTCCCATATGGTCTATGAACTTACCTGATATGGATAGTCCCAGACCGGTACCACCATACTTTCTACTTGTACTGACATCTGCTTGAGAAAAAGCTTCAAATATTTTTCCTTGTTGCTCCTTGGTGAGGCCGATACCTGTATCTGAAACTTCAAAGTTGACGTTTACTTTATCCTCATTCTCAAAGAGTTTCTTGATCGATACACTCACTTCACCGTTGGTGGAAGTAAATTTAATGGCATTACTCACAAGGTTCACGATTACTTGAGAGATCTTCGTCGGGTCACCTATCAGTAAGGTAGGCAGCGT contains:
- a CDS encoding fructosamine kinase family protein; this translates as MQEELSEALGQHVKRLELLQQGQIGDIYLASVEDQRYVVKTSEQTEKLAIEAHMLEDLYEAKIRVPHVILSKGSFLVLEYIETMSQAKTTQEIEAAKLLCRLHSVTNESRMYGYYYDTTIGPFPQKNEQTQYNWTLFLGQMRIMPMARHCYDSGKIPKQMVERLEGLCRDLYKRIDMRTIYPSLLHGDVWSGNVLFEREGACLIDPAIYYGDKEMELAFILLFGTFGETFFNVYQENHPLSDDFYENKVPLYQIYPLLVHVALYGGSYVGDLERILKRLKV
- a CDS encoding redoxin family protein, which produces MKQWKIKSIIKEITIILVLLFIVSNIISYIRAPDLGSSQLPQIEARLVDGSTFSIEKGKPLVIHFWAISCPACKLEAPNIETVSKAYDVLTVAVNSGSDEEVKTYIQENGLSFKVLNDVNGAWTTEFNIKVYPTTFIYDAKGKLRFTEVGYTTTAGLLARLEWID
- a CDS encoding TOBE domain-containing protein; translated protein: MELSSKLTLEMLGKPFLLEKRIELLHAIEAHGSISKAAKAVPMSYKSAWEAVDTMNALSPEPIVCRETGGKDGGGTTITAYGQKLLKNYAVLKEEHNRFLEKLSELTDIESGAFKTIGRLAMQISARNQIQAEVVSVDSQNVNANILLRLKSGKELLSTITKEAVENLHIEEDQTVIAIFKSSTVLLSMKVDEKNQDNRLEGIVSKVDKDVENTKVVVDIGEHDTIVSVMPTAVLEKMELSEGSSVTAMIKANDIMIGK
- the modA gene encoding molybdate ABC transporter substrate-binding protein, with amino-acid sequence MKKIVLGLVLSFALLSAGEIKIAVAANVSYAIEPLKTAFYTLSPKTNIEVILGSSGKLTAQIKNGAPYDLFMSANMKYPEVLYKEGIAVTKPIVYAQGALAYLSVKPQDFRQGLRLLTEDKIQKIALANPKTAPYGVAAVEALKNAKVYDAVKEKFVYGESISQTVTYAMTAADIGFIAKSSLFSPQMAYLKEGIHWSDVDETFYTPIEQGMVILKKAEGNPAVKDFYDFMLSEKAQEILKNFGYKVE
- the modB gene encoding molybdate ABC transporter permease subunit; its protein translation is MQEIFNVTSLDLAPFILSFKLASVTTVILFLFSLPLAWYLSQSRSKTKPFLEAVTALPIVLPPSVLGFYILVVLSPNSAVGAFFEDLLGVKLVFSFSGLVVASCFYSLPFMVQPLQSGFESLNKHMLEASYLAGKSKLQTVFKVALPNIKPSLITALIITFAHTIGEFGVVLMVGGSIPGETKVASVAIYEMVEVMEYGTAHIYSAFMVLMSFIVLLSVYIFNHSQRKIGVV
- a CDS encoding ABC transporter ATP-binding protein, translated to MIEIDIHKRLHGAHGDMDLDVSLEIQKGEFIALMGESGSGKTTLLRVLAGLENAEGNINVEDVLWLADQKMLPPQQREIGFIFQDYALFENMNVEENLLFVNNDKVLAQRLLEMTELSRLSHRNVKGLSGGQKQRVSLCRAMMKEPKLLLMDEPLSALDPAMRTKLQDEILKLHETFGTTTIMVSHDADASYHLADRIWVLDQGKIIADGHPEEILLKTSTVTYTLSV